In Clostridium sporogenes, one genomic interval encodes:
- a CDS encoding DUF5317 family protein translates to MLETIILALIITKLKGYEIKSLFKSWHIYPVLTIELTYIIIQINIFLENYGLIRHAKILETIYICSYLFIIIKYEQYTSAIIGSIFILIGGMLNKIAIGVNNGKMPVFPTLSYSTGYAKPYSFLKVNDIHIIGDSSTKFKFLTDIIDVGYSVMSIGDIFIRFFVFIVIFNTIKHINNIKSIKI, encoded by the coding sequence ATGTTAGAAACAATAATATTAGCCTTAATAATAACTAAATTAAAGGGATATGAAATAAAGTCATTATTTAAATCGTGGCATATTTATCCTGTGTTAACTATTGAATTGACATATATAATTATACAAATAAACATATTCTTAGAAAATTATGGTTTAATAAGGCATGCTAAAATATTAGAGACTATATATATTTGTTCCTATTTATTTATTATTATAAAATATGAGCAATATACAAGTGCTATTATAGGATCTATATTTATTTTAATAGGTGGTATGTTAAATAAAATCGCTATAGGAGTAAATAATGGCAAGATGCCGGTATTTCCTACACTATCTTATTCTACAGGATATGCAAAACCTTATTCTTTTCTTAAAGTTAATGATATACATATTATAGGTGATTCATCTACTAAATTTAAATTTTTAACAGATATAATTGACGTAGGTTATAGTGTTATGAGTATTGGAGATATATTTATAAGATTTTTTGTTTTTATTGTTATTTTTAATACTATAAAACATATAAATAATATAAAATCTATAAAAATTTAA
- a CDS encoding DUF1846 domain-containing protein, producing the protein MRIGFDHQKYLEEQSKYILERVNNYDKLYLEFGGKLLFDLHAKRVLPGFDENAKIKLLHKLREKVEIIICLYAGDIERNKIRGDFGITYDVDVLRLIDDLREYNLEVNSVVITRYSGQPATNIFINKLERRGIKVYKHEATKGYPTDVDTIVSDEGYGKNPYIETTKPIVVVTAPGPGSGKLATCLSQLYHEYKRGNVAGYSKFETFPVWNVPLKHPLNIAYESATVDLKDVNMIDSFHFDAYNKVAVNYNRDIESFPVLKRIIEKITGEESVYKSPTDMGVNRVGFGIVDDEVVKEASKQEIIRRAFKTACEYKKGYVDKETFHRAKLIMEELNLKEEDRKVVIPAREYAAKLKERANKSETCTVVALELEDGTILTGRSSEIMDGTAAVILNAVKHYANISDEIHLISPVILEPIINLKAKTLGSKRTALSCEEVLIALSICAATNPTAQVAMGKLPMLKGCQAHSTTILSTNEEQTFRKLGIDVTCDPEYISESLYYNN; encoded by the coding sequence ATGAGAATAGGATTTGATCACCAAAAATACCTTGAAGAACAATCAAAGTACATATTAGAAAGAGTTAACAATTATGACAAACTATATTTAGAATTTGGAGGAAAACTTTTATTCGATTTGCATGCAAAAAGAGTTTTACCTGGATTTGATGAAAATGCAAAAATTAAACTACTACATAAATTAAGAGAAAAAGTAGAAATAATTATTTGTTTATATGCAGGAGATATTGAAAGAAACAAAATAAGAGGAGATTTTGGTATTACTTATGATGTTGATGTTTTAAGACTTATTGATGATTTAAGAGAATACAACCTTGAAGTAAACAGCGTTGTAATAACAAGATATAGCGGTCAACCTGCAACTAATATATTTATAAATAAATTAGAACGTAGAGGTATAAAGGTTTATAAGCATGAAGCTACTAAAGGATACCCTACAGATGTAGATACTATTGTAAGTGATGAAGGATATGGTAAAAATCCATATATTGAAACAACAAAACCTATTGTAGTGGTGACAGCACCAGGCCCAGGAAGTGGTAAATTAGCTACTTGCCTTAGTCAACTTTACCATGAATATAAAAGAGGCAATGTGGCAGGGTATTCAAAATTTGAAACTTTTCCAGTATGGAATGTACCTTTAAAACATCCTTTAAATATAGCCTATGAATCAGCTACAGTAGATCTTAAAGATGTGAATATGATAGATTCTTTCCATTTTGATGCTTATAACAAAGTAGCTGTAAACTATAACCGTGATATTGAAAGTTTTCCTGTACTTAAAAGAATTATAGAAAAAATAACAGGAGAAGAATCCGTTTATAAATCTCCAACAGATATGGGGGTAAATAGAGTGGGATTTGGTATAGTTGACGATGAAGTTGTTAAAGAAGCATCTAAACAAGAAATAATAAGAAGAGCTTTTAAAACAGCCTGCGAATATAAAAAAGGCTATGTAGATAAAGAAACTTTCCATAGAGCTAAACTTATTATGGAAGAGCTTAATTTAAAAGAAGAGGATAGGAAAGTTGTTATACCTGCAAGAGAATATGCAGCTAAATTAAAAGAAAGAGCTAACAAAAGTGAAACTTGTACAGTTGTAGCTTTAGAATTAGAGGATGGAACAATATTAACAGGTAGAAGTTCAGAGATAATGGATGGAACAGCTGCTGTAATTTTAAATGCAGTTAAGCATTATGCAAATATATCTGATGAAATACATCTTATTTCACCAGTTATATTGGAACCAATTATAAACTTAAAAGCAAAGACTTTAGGAAGTAAAAGAACTGCTTTAAGTTGTGAAGAAGTGTTAATAGCACTTAGCATATGTGCAGCTACAAATCCAACAGCTCAAGTAGCTATGGGCAAATTACCAATGTTAAAGGGATGTCAAGCTCATTCAACTACAATTTTAAGCACAAATGAAGAACAAACTTTTAGAAAGCTTGGAATAGATGTAACCTGTGATCCAGAATATATTTCAGAAAGTCTTTATTATAATAACTAG
- a CDS encoding DUF5105 domain-containing protein → MKKAKKSLILSLILLFIPIMAMGCSSKPKVGADETATILFDFYIKGDQESLSKIKISKEQTEEISKMQKDQTISTIKTNLTAAGLKVNDEQINKIYAARVSALKKLSAKTEVVSQDDKSAQVKVKATHINEVALDEKAATDAVEQVKKMNITDRQEAINKATGIYIQNLIKSYENVKPSSDMKEQTFKFTIKEKTWIPEDMKNFGAGIVKLTSGIK, encoded by the coding sequence ATGAAAAAAGCAAAAAAAAGTCTAATTTTATCATTAATTTTACTATTTATTCCGATAATGGCCATGGGATGCAGCTCTAAGCCAAAGGTAGGTGCTGATGAAACAGCAACGATTTTATTTGATTTTTATATTAAAGGAGATCAAGAGTCTTTATCAAAAATTAAAATATCTAAAGAACAAACAGAAGAAATTTCAAAAATGCAAAAAGATCAAACTATATCAACAATAAAAACTAATCTTACAGCAGCAGGTTTGAAAGTTAACGATGAACAAATAAACAAAATATATGCAGCTCGTGTATCTGCTTTAAAGAAATTATCAGCAAAAACAGAAGTTGTTTCTCAAGATGATAAATCTGCACAAGTTAAAGTAAAAGCAACTCACATTAATGAAGTTGCCCTTGATGAAAAAGCAGCAACAGATGCTGTTGAACAAGTTAAAAAAATGAATATTACAGATAGACAAGAAGCTATTAATAAAGCCACAGGTATCTATATACAAAATCTTATAAAATCATATGAAAATGTAAAACCATCATCTGATATGAAAGAACAAACTTTTAAATTTACTATAAAAGAAAAGACTTGGATACCAGAAGATATGAAAAATTTTGGTGCAGGCATTGTTAAGTTAACTTCAGGAATAAAATAA
- a CDS encoding LrgB family protein, which produces MVQDLLNSPVFGILLSIIGFEIGLYIYRKTKIALFNPLLICIALIVCILISFNIKLDNFNKGGNLISFFLGPATVALAVPLYKKINVIKKYAIPILLGVTVGCITAMISIFYISKAFGLTSELSYSLMPKSITTPIGIEVSKVLGGIPAITVSAIIITGIMGAVIAPIVCKIFKIKNNIAIGISIGTSSHAIGTTKAIEMGETEGAMSSLAIGIAGLITSFLAPIIIKFLH; this is translated from the coding sequence ATGGTCCAAGATCTTTTAAATTCTCCTGTTTTCGGAATACTATTATCAATAATAGGTTTTGAAATAGGACTTTACATATACAGAAAAACAAAAATAGCCTTATTTAATCCTCTTTTAATATGTATAGCTTTAATAGTATGTATATTAATATCCTTTAATATTAAATTAGATAATTTTAATAAAGGTGGCAATCTTATATCTTTCTTTTTAGGACCTGCTACTGTAGCACTTGCTGTACCATTGTATAAAAAAATAAATGTAATAAAAAAATATGCTATACCTATATTACTTGGGGTAACTGTGGGGTGTATAACTGCTATGATAAGTATATTCTATATTTCTAAAGCATTTGGTCTGACCAGTGAATTATCTTATTCATTGATGCCAAAATCTATAACAACACCTATAGGCATAGAAGTGTCTAAAGTTTTAGGTGGTATACCTGCCATTACGGTATCTGCCATTATAATAACTGGTATAATGGGAGCCGTAATAGCTCCTATAGTGTGTAAGATATTTAAAATTAAAAATAATATAGCTATAGGTATTTCTATTGGAACATCATCCCATGCTATAGGTACCACAAAAGCTATAGAAATGGGAGAAACTGAAGGAGCTATGAGTAGCTTAGCTATAGGTATAGCGGGACTTATTACTTCTTTCTTAGCTCCTATAATAATAAAATTTCTACATTAA
- a CDS encoding CidA/LrgA family protein — MRLLRQLGIILLICLLGEAIHDFFKLPIPGNVIGMILLFLCLSSGIIKLTKINYISKFLLDHLAFFFVPAGVGILSCMPMLKGKWLAFLGVCLITSIIIIVVTGWTIQLYIKLTSKEVQ; from the coding sequence TTGAGATTATTAAGACAGTTAGGAATAATTTTGTTAATTTGCCTACTAGGTGAAGCCATACATGACTTCTTTAAGTTGCCTATACCAGGAAATGTTATAGGGATGATATTATTATTTCTATGCTTATCCTCAGGTATAATAAAATTAACTAAAATAAACTACATAAGTAAATTCTTACTTGATCATTTAGCTTTTTTCTTTGTACCGGCGGGAGTGGGAATTTTATCCTGTATGCCTATGCTAAAAGGTAAATGGTTAGCATTTTTAGGAGTATGCTTAATAACAAGTATTATTATAATAGTTGTTACAGGTTGGACTATTCAATTATATATAAAACTAACAAGTAAGGAGGTACAATAA
- the hepT gene encoding type VII toxin-antitoxin system HepT family RNase toxin: MVNDVLYNKKSIIERCLIRIKEVYDNNPENLNDYTKQDSIILNIQRAVEACIDISMYIVSKEKLGIPQNSRDAFEVMNNNGLISDELLKKIKGMIGFRNIAVHNYQKLNLGVIQKVIEEHLGDFEEFLYEVNRFL; this comes from the coding sequence ATGGTTAATGATGTTTTATATAATAAAAAAAGCATAATAGAAAGGTGTTTAATAAGGATCAAAGAGGTATATGATAATAATCCTGAAAATCTTAATGACTATACTAAGCAAGATTCTATAATACTTAATATACAAAGAGCTGTAGAAGCATGTATAGATATTTCAATGTATATAGTTTCAAAGGAGAAGTTGGGTATTCCACAAAATAGCAGAGATGCCTTTGAGGTTATGAATAATAATGGATTAATAAGCGATGAGTTGTTAAAGAAAATAAAAGGAATGATCGGCTTTAGAAATATTGCAGTTCATAATTATCAAAAACTTAATTTAGGTGTAATTCAGAAAGTTATAGAAGAACATCTAGGAGATTTTGAAGAATTTTTATATGAAGTAAATAGATTTTTATAA
- the mntA gene encoding type VII toxin-antitoxin system MntA family adenylyltransferase antitoxin, whose protein sequence is MFLENESKKKIVEFLKEKLQPNFIYLFGSFAKGEGREDSDIDIAIHANRELDEYELFILGNELSFVMKRDVQIIDLKDISTVFAAQIVGTKEILYSQDENLRIQYDMRAFKDYVKLNEERQIIMDSIKKDGKVYG, encoded by the coding sequence ATGTTTTTAGAGAATGAAAGTAAAAAAAAGATAGTTGAGTTTTTAAAAGAAAAATTACAACCAAATTTTATATACTTATTCGGGTCTTTTGCTAAGGGAGAGGGTAGAGAAGATAGTGACATAGATATAGCTATTCATGCAAATAGAGAGTTAGATGAATATGAATTATTTATCTTAGGAAATGAATTAAGTTTTGTTATGAAAAGAGATGTTCAAATTATTGATTTAAAGGATATAAGCACTGTATTTGCCGCACAAATAGTGGGTACCAAAGAGATTCTTTATAGCCAAGATGAAAATCTAAGAATCCAGTATGATATGAGAGCTTTTAAAGATTATGTAAAATTAAATGAAGAAAGACAAATTATTATGGATTCAATAAAGAAGGATGGTAAAGTTTATGGTTAA